In one Gracilinanus agilis isolate LMUSP501 chromosome 6, AgileGrace, whole genome shotgun sequence genomic region, the following are encoded:
- the FASTKD5 gene encoding FAST kinase domain-containing protein 5, mitochondrial codes for MATVIICRRFPSKICRISTFSTTAENQTRDKWPTQTPQDCVQNPEEINVKPKASATLKLLTPPGYQVLYNPFAYTGTKRVAYRNRDSSTRHGEQDPPEKDSTNITEKQIQNTYCVPSSRIMPTIKNAFLDLETSEPSVPQPSVVHPGSLEVMKDDDQEVGVETFDSFEDPRVFLKLRPEYQHHSYNTSEAGQVLSIKEGELILHKVTVLRSNLQPQTITDYFGKLSSLPLEQHSALLSNIKFTILCRLSLNNIKLFDTLDLIGILKAFVRLRIPYSHPILAKYEGEFCRRVWDMNLNELLLVADLWRCLGYNVPCFLKIFYSYLNLHWKDLSLSQLVHLIYIIGEGRQVPQDLMQKLESLVLKYLDSLSLEEAGTVCLGFFKSSSSLSEYVMRKIGDKVCAQMEHLSNYALVNILKMFRFTHVDHLDFMKQFGQIAPQRIPSMGVQGVMHLTLACSALRFLDERFLNAVAASLPPRMAYCRSKDVAKILWSFGTLNYEPPNVEEFYSSLIVEIHRKMPEFRKFPDHLFTSLLGLAFAERFPLDLLNFALSPEFVRLAQERSKFELTKELFTLDGAVGIECPDYRGNRLNAELRQEGAGLLWNLARQDMTSKPEFLEAFSLLQIILGGPQYIKHHMILPHTRSSDLEVHLDVNNKPLPFNQEVILTDMTDTHLKHMGVSLTDDLMTRLLKGKSNRHHQAKAEANEKPGAVEKKLLPLAGCLPSVGTSEVASLCSLTGPQAGVSKLAIQVTNRNQYCFGTRHLLGLHNMKRRQLKRMGYTVVELAFWEWFPLFRRTRSEKLSYLHEKVFNSGL; via the coding sequence ATGGCTACTGTGATAATATGCCGAAGATTTCCAAGCAAGATCTGCAGGATATCTACATTCTCAACCACAGCTGAGAACCAAACCAGGGACAAATGGCCCACTCAGACCCCACAGGATTGTGTTCAGAACCCTGAAGAGATCAACGTTAAACCCAAAGCTTCTGCCACTCTAAAACTCTTGACTCCTCCAGGTTACCAAGTATTGTACAATCCTTTCGCTTATACTGGTACTAAAAGAGTGGCCTATAGGAACAGAGATAGCAGCACAAGACATGGTGAACAAGATCCTCCAGAAAAGGACAGTACCAACATTActgaaaaacaaatccagaataCTTATTGTGTCCCTTCTTCTCGAATAATGCCAACGATCAAAAATGCTTTCTTGGATTTGGAGACCAGTGAGCCTTCGGTTCCTCAGCCTAGTGTGGTACATCCTGGCAGCCTGGAGGTTATGAAAGATGATGATCAAGAAGTTGGTGTAGAAACTTTTGACTCCTTCGAAGACCCTAGAGTTTTCCTCAAGCTCAGACCTGAGTACCAGCATCACAGTTATAATACATCTGAGGCTGGGCAGGTCCTGTCCATTAAAGAGGGTGAACTGATTTTGCACAAAGTGACAGTATTGCGAAGTAATCTTCAGCCCCAAACCATCACTGACTATTTTGGCAAATTGAGCTCTTTGCCCTTGGAGCAGCATTCTGCACTCTTGTCCAATATCAAGTTTACAATACTGTGCCGTTTAAGCCTGAATAACATAAAACTCTTTGATACTTTGGACCTAATAGGtattttgaaagcatttgttCGATTGAGGATTCCTTATTCCCACCCAATACTAGCTAAATATGAAGGAGAATTTTGTCGTCGGGTATGGGATATGAACCTAAATGAGCTTTTATTGGTGGCTGACCTGTGGCGGTGCTTAGGCTACAATGTACCatgctttttaaagatattttacagTTACCTTAACTTGCATTGGAAAGATCTGTCCTTGTCCCAGCTGGTACACTTAATTTATATTATTGGTGAAGGTCGGCAAGTGCCCCAGGATTTAATGCAGAAACTAGAATCTTTGGTTCTCAAGTATTTGGATTCACTTAGTTTAGAAGAGGCTGGCACAGTCTGTTTAGGATTCTTCAAATCGAGTAGCAGCCTTTCTGAGTATGTCATGCGCAAAATTGGGGATAAAGTTTGTGCTCAGATGGAACATTTGAGCAACTATGCCCTAGTGAATATACTTAAAATGTTTCGATTTACTCATGTTGATCACCTAGATTTCATGAAGCAGTTTGGACAGATTGCCCCTCAGCGTATCCCTTCTATGGGGGTCCAGGGTGTCATGCACTTAACTCTAGCCTGCTCAGCTTTACGCTTTCTGGATGAAAGATTCCTGAATGCTGTAGCTGCTTCATTGCCTCCCAGGATGGCATATTGTCGGAGCAAAGATGTGGCCAAAATTTTGTGGTCTTTTGGAACTTTGAATTATGAGCCACCTAATGTAGAAGAATTTTATTCTAGTCTGATAGTTGAGATTCACAGAAAGATGCCCGAGTTCAGAAAGTTCCCTGACCACTTGTTCACCAGTTTGCTAGGCTTGGCATTTGCTGAACGCTTTCCACTAGATCTTCTTAATTTTGCCTTAAGTCCAGAATTTGTCAGGCTAGCTCAGGAGAGAAGTAAGTTTGAGCTCACCAAAGAATTGTTCACGCTTGATGGTGCTGTGGGGATTGAGTGCCCAGATTACAGAGGCAATCGTCTTAATGCTGAGCTACGGCAAGAGGGGGCAGGACTTCTCTGGAATTTAGCAAGACAAGATATGACCTCCAAACCAGAATTCCTAGAAGCTTTCTCTTTACTTCAGATTATTTTAGGTGGTCCTCAGTATATCAAACATCATATGATTTTGCCTCATACACGATCATCTGATTTAGAAGTTCATCTTGATGTCAATAATAAACCACTCCCTTTTAACCAAGAAGTCATACTGACCGATATGACTGACACTCACCTGAAACATATGGGAGTTAGTCTTACAGATGATTTGATGACTCGGCTGTTAAAGGGAAAATCAAACAGACATCATCAGGCTAAGGCAGAGGCCAATGAGAAACCAGGAGCGGTAGAGAAGAAGCTACTGCCTTTAGCTGGCTGTTTGCCCAGTGTTGGAACCTCAGAAGTGGCCAGCTTGTGTTCCTTAACAGGTCCACAGGCAGGAGTATCAAAGTTGGCCATTCAGGTAACAAATAGGAACCAGTATTGCTTTGGTACCAGGCACCTGCTGGGGCTGCATAACATGAAGAGAAGGCAGCTAAAAAGGATGGGCTACACTGTGGTGGAGCTGGCCTTCTGGGAATGGTTTCCTTTATTCAGACGGACACGTTCAGAAAAGCTTTCCTATCTCCATGAGAAAGTATTCAATTCTGGCTTATGA